The following DNA comes from Drosophila ananassae strain 14024-0371.13 chromosome 4 unlocalized genomic scaffold, ASM1763931v2 tig00000078, whole genome shotgun sequence.
AAATAAACAGTTTCTAGTGCAAATAGTTGCTTGGTTAGTAGACAACACTGGTTTAACTTTTAATCAAATAGCACAATGTTGCAGATTGGCCCTTGAAGAAGTACAAGACATAGCTGATGAGGAAATAGAAGTAGAAAAATATAACCCTATTATTTCTGGAATAATTACTGAAAAAGAAATCGAtgattgcaaaaaaaatccaaatcgTGTACCAAATttgattataaaaaatataaaaaaaaggagtaaAGCGATTGGTAGCATTCTTGGCTTTGCCTCTACGGCAAGACGTAGAGATAAACCTGATGCGATTTATTATTTAGTAAAAAAATTTCCTATCTTGGACAATAACGTTATAGCTAAATTAATTAGTACAACAAATTACACAGTTGAGCAGGTAAGAGATGGATCTCATCATAACATGCAAAATATAAAACCCCAAGATCCTGTACTACTCGGCTTATGTAGTCAAGAAAATTTAGAAGCAGAAGTGGAAAAAGCAAAAGTAGAAGAGGAGAAGCAAGAaaggttaaaaaaatataaagaatagCTATTGAAAATCCTCAAATTTTTGTGCTTTGTTAACATTAAATTAACTTGACTTGCTAGTGTTTATTAGTATAATGTAAGTAAAGTACGGGGTTTAATGATAATTAAGCTTAATACGCACTGAAACTAACTCAGCCTAATTTATTATCTTATAGTCACATTTTAGGTTAGTAAGcatcaattaaaatttttggagGATTATGACAACAATCAATGAAGATGTTTTGGCAAAAGGAAAGGTTACAGCTCAACCTGAAAAAAGTGAGCAAATTTACAATAACGATACAGTAAAACAGATGGTCAATGAAGGTACtgagaaaaacagaaaaacattAGATCTGAGCGAATTAAAAGAGAAAACAGCAGAAGAATTGTTAGAGTTAGCTGAAGAAAGAAAAATTTCAACTAACGGTAAAAGCAATGGTAGAATGCTAAAGCAGGAAATAATATTCAGcttaatgaaaaaaatgagTGAAGAAGGAGGCATAACCACAGGGAGTGGAATAGTGGAAATATTGCCTGATGGTTTTGGTTTCTTACGTTCAGCAAGTGCAAATTATGCCCCAAGTACCGATGATGTTTATATTTCTAACGGGCAAATAAAGAAGTTTAATTTACGTACAGGAGATATGGCATATGGAGAAATAAGGCCACCTGGTGATAAAGAGAGATATTTTACTTTAACTAAGGTTCAAAGTATAAACTCTACTGAAGTAAGTGAATTAAGAAAGTACGTCCATTTTGATAATTTGCTTCCTCTTTATCCTGAGGAAAGCATAGTACTTGAGTGTAATAATGGTGATGATAAAAAAGGCTTAAGCATGCGTGCTATAGATATAGTAGCTCCTCTTGGAAAAGGGCAAAGAGCGTTAGTAGTTGCTCCACCTCGCACAGGAAAAACTGTATTGCTTCAGCAAATGGCTAACTCTATAGCTATAAATCACCCTGAAGTAGAATTAATAGTGTTACTTATAGATGAAAGACCTGAAGAAGTAACAGATATGATACGTTCTGTAAAAGGTGAGGTAGTAAGTTCTACGTTCGATGAGCCTGCTTACCGTCACGTACAGCTTGCTGAAATAGTAATAGAAAAAGCTAAAAGAATGGTTGAGCATAAAAAAGATGTGGTAATTCTACTTGACAATATTACTAGACTTGCACGTGCTTATAATGCGGTTATTCCTTCGTCTGGGAAAGTTCTAACTGGTGGTGTAGATTCAAACGCACTGCAGAGACCAAAACGCTTTTTTGGAGCAGCTCGTAATATTGAGAATGGGGGTTCTTTAACTATAATCGCCACAGCTCTTATAGAGACTGGTTCAAAAATGGATGAAGTTATTTTTGAAGAGTTTAAAGGTACAGGAAATGCTGAGATCATACTTGATAGAAAACTTTCTGATAAACGTATATTTCCAGCTATTGATATTACAAAATCCGGAACAAGGAAGGAAGAGCTATTAGTTGATAAGGCTatactaaataaaatatgggTGGTGCGTAGGATACTCAATCCTATGGGACCCGTTGAAGCAATGGAATTTTTACGTGACAAACTACTTTTAACAAAGAGCAATGCTGACTTTTTTAACTCCATGAATCACTAAAAGTAAGCCAGTTATGATGGATATGCTGAGCAAAAAGTAAAACGCTCTTATAGCTAAAATAATTTGGATTtaccaaaatatatttatagttAAGTTGGCAATTTACCTTAAGTTAGCGCGTGACACTGGAATAACACCCTTGGTGGTAACAACTAAAGAAAAATATCAACTAGGTTTA
Coding sequences within:
- the LOC123257988 gene encoding transcription termination factor Rho 1-like isoform X2, producing MTTINEDVLAKGKVTAQPEKSEQIYNNDTVKQMVNEGTEKNRKTLDLSELKEKTAEELLELAEERKISTNGKSNGRMLKQEIIFSLMKKMSEEGGITTGSGIVEILPDGFGFLRSASANYAPSTDDVYISNGQIKKFNLRTGDMAYGEIRPPGDKERYFTLTKVQSINSTEVSELRKYVHFDNLLPLYPEESIVLECNNGDDKKGLSMRAIDIVAPLGKGQRALVVAPPRTGKTVLLQQMANSIAINHPEVELIVLLIDERPEEVTDMIRSVKGEVVSSTFDEPAYRHVQLAEIVIEKAKRMVEHKKDVVILLDNITRLARAYNAVIPSSGKVLTGGVDSNALQRPKRFFGAARNIENGGSLTIIATALIETGSKMDEVIFEEFKAIDITKSGTRKEELLVDKAILNKIWVVRRILNPMGPVEAMEFLRDKLLLTKSNADFFNSMNH
- the LOC123257988 gene encoding transcription termination factor Rho 1-like isoform X1, with the translated sequence MTTINEDVLAKGKVTAQPEKSEQIYNNDTVKQMVNEGTEKNRKTLDLSELKEKTAEELLELAEERKISTNGKSNGRMLKQEIIFSLMKKMSEEGGITTGSGIVEILPDGFGFLRSASANYAPSTDDVYISNGQIKKFNLRTGDMAYGEIRPPGDKERYFTLTKVQSINSTEVSELRKYVHFDNLLPLYPEESIVLECNNGDDKKGLSMRAIDIVAPLGKGQRALVVAPPRTGKTVLLQQMANSIAINHPEVELIVLLIDERPEEVTDMIRSVKGEVVSSTFDEPAYRHVQLAEIVIEKAKRMVEHKKDVVILLDNITRLARAYNAVIPSSGKVLTGGVDSNALQRPKRFFGAARNIENGGSLTIIATALIETGSKMDEVIFEEFKGTGNAEIILDRKLSDKRIFPAIDITKSGTRKEELLVDKAILNKIWVVRRILNPMGPVEAMEFLRDKLLLTKSNADFFNSMNH